In the Sarcophilus harrisii chromosome 3, mSarHar1.11, whole genome shotgun sequence genome, one interval contains:
- the ZNF541 gene encoding zinc finger protein 541 isoform X2, with protein MDQYSLGDDGALQSEMHLPGFSESQGLNCSDTLNRDLCPNTRDLLYAGLSSLDLDPGLPTPDMASEALEDNLDALSLYSGKEGDSAKLLEEYADSDSQPSLQDLGLGVLKASKEADEGGRTSSGSARKGKRQHSSPQNPFLDCSLCGKVFSSASSLSKHYLTHSQERKHVCKICSKAFKRQDHLTGHMLTHQKTKPFVCIEQGCSKSYCDYRSLRRHYEVQHGLCILKEAPPEEEACGDSPHAHEAAGQAGPSSLRTLVPSEARSPSSLLPNRDLLRCIVSSIVHQKLPSPGPATAGAPDVDGRGSLCPCPPSAGSVSCTPANALAPTGALGIEPPEEPRPPRKDPPPSDMFTVIHSGNLAAMAPGGENGASDPADSELPFLPLPSAGLESWSDGGTLPCLPLFRGQAVSASSQPSSHNFQWVRNLPGCPKSKGNSVYVVHKPAPVPARDGSEPGPGPGPVSPLLDPLAAPAGAGPEDVLSFPPTLLKAPGDTLSDARFAGGEDSSWPAQRNKYECEPFPWQNPGELGLQDVQKPSGLPPESTPLFRQLFLKSQESLVSHEQMQVFQMITKSQRIFSHTQVAAAPSQLPLPETKQALLKPLQGVWQQPLAPGADSFHALPGNPEQEGSPARRRKTQALFPRESSPGSTRRDPKGGPKVAPALPSLGSSLDPCGNPDASMTKQLRSAKGSVGLGDVFSPAHPRPSPSGVEEPAGGQFHSKLSQTENGAPSASKGDKSQTCAREMGYRLFSGSTRAQRFSGFRKDKVKMDMCCAASPSQVAMASFSSAGASAEPTRDMKSKLTIFNRIQGGNIYRLPNPVRDESLVTGCNQLNGVSPDWTEPRSTYVCKNCSQMFYTEKGLSSHMCFHSDQWPSPRGRQEQQVYNTEYCKPQRLVLRPEGDGQSPPGAKRPLEDLATAPLVTPVSVPVPAGSRPPGSLTKGHERAGREERDTKETSQHRKRKKRPQPKALFIPPPPSVFGEIQPGSGGCYQSCLRSPVFLVDHLLKGLFQCSPYTPPPMLSPIREGSGLYFNTLFSTSAHSGPERLYGAVLDQVDGSFGIAVVKDDTKISIEPHINIGSRFQAEIPKPREISLAEGDQHGASLVWKPWGDVMTNPDTQERVTELCNVACSSVMPGGGTNLELALHCLHEAQGDIRDALETLLLRGPQKAPSHPLADYRYTGSDIWTPVEKRLFKKAFCAHKKDFYLIHKTIQTKNVAQCVEYYYIWKKMIKFDCGRAPGLEKRVKREQDEVSCSPRDRLSHRPTPELKIKTKSYKREANVTSSPTIGPKRTPEPPGSAESQGVFPCRECERVFDKIKSRNAHMKRHRLQEHVEPLVRMKWPVKPFRSEPRDEEEEEEAGAEGGPLRW; from the exons ATGGACCAGTACAGCCTTGGGGATGATGGTGCCCTTCAGTCAGAGATGCATCTTCCTGGATTTTCAGAGAGCCAGGGGCTGAACTGCAGTGACACCCTCAATCGGGATCTGTGCCCCAACACAAGAGACCTGCTCTATGCTGGCCTGAGCAGCTTAGACCTGGACCCGGGCCTCCCAACACCAGATATGGCCAGTGAGGCTCTGGAGGACAACCTTGATGCCCTCTCCTTGTattcagggaaggagggagactcAGCAAAGCTGTTGGAGGAATATGCTGACTCGGACTCACAGCCTTCCTTGCAGG ACCTGGGGCTGGGCGTCCTGAAGGCTTCTAAAGAGGCAGACGAAGGAGGCCGGACCAGCTCGGGCAGTGCCAGGAAAGGAAAGCGGCAGCATAGCTCCCCCCAGAACCCGTTCCTCGATTGCAGCCTCTGTGGAAAGGTGTTCAGCAGTGCCAGCTCCCTTAGCAAACACTACTTGACGCACAGCCAGGAGAGGAAACACGTCTGCAAAATCTGCAGCAAGGCCTTTAAGCGTCAGGACCACCT GACTGGACACATGCTGACCCATCAGAAAACCAAACCTTTTGTGTGCATTGAGCAGGGCTGCAGCAAGAGCTACTGTGATTATCGTTCCCTGCGCCGACACTATGAGGTGCAGCATGGCCTATGCATCCTGAAGGAGGCCCCTCCAGAAGAGGAAGCCTGTGGGGACTCTCCCCATGCCCACGAGGCCGCCGGCCAGGCCGGGCCCAGCAGCCTCCGAACCCTGGTGCCCTCCGAGGCCCGCTCCCCCAGCTCCCTCCTGCCCAACCGAGATCTCCTGCGGTGCATTGTGAGCAGCATTGTCCACCAGAAGCTCCCCTCACCTGGCCCGGCCACTGCAGGGGCACCAGATGTGGATGGGAGGGGCTCACTGTGCCCCTGTCCACCCAGTGCGGGCTCTGTCTCCTGTACTCCTGCCAATGCCCTGGCACCCACGGGAGCCCTGGGCATTGAGCCTCCCGAGGAGCCTCGTCCCCCAAGAAAGGATCCGCCCCCCTCTGACATGTTCACAGTTATCCACTCGGGGAACCTGGCAGCCATGGCCCCAGGGGGAGAGAATGGAGCCTCTGATCCAGCCGATTCAGAACTGCCTTTTCTCCCACTCCCGTCCGCTGGGCTGGAAAGTTGGTCCGATGGGGGGACCCTGCCTTGCCTGCCTCTCTTCCGAGGCCAGGCGGTCTCAGCCAGCTCCCAGCCATCTAGTCACAACTTCCAATGGGTCAGGAACCTGCCCGGCTGCCCCAAGAGCAAAGGGAACAGTGTCTATGTGGTCCACAAGCCGGCTCCGGTCCCTGCCCGGGATGGCTCTGAGCCGGGGCCTGGGCCCGGGCCTGTGTCCCCCCTGCTGGACCCTTTAGCTGCTCCGGCGGGCGCTGGTCCAGAGGACgtgctctctttccctcccacgCTGCTAAAGGCACCAGGGGACACCCTGAGTGATGCCAGGTTCGCTGGTGGGGAGGACAGCTCGTGGCCTGCCCAGAGGAACAAGTACGAGTGCGAGCCCTTCCCTTGGCAGAACCCTGGGGAGCTGGGCCTCCAGGATGTGCAGAAGCCGAGTGGGCTCCCCCCGGAGAGCACCCCGCTCTTCCGGCAGCTCTTTCTCAAGTCCCAGGAGTCCCTGGTGAGCCACGAGCAGATGCAGGTGTTCCAAATGATCACCAAATCCCAGCGGATCTTCTCCCACACCCAGGTAGCAGCAGCTCCCTCTCAGCTCCCACTCCCAGAGACCAAGCAGGCTTTGCTGAAACCACTGCAGGGCGTGTGGCAGCAGCCTCTGGCCCCAGGGGCTGACTCGTTCCATGCTCTCCCGGGAAACCCCGAGCAGGAGGGGTCGCCGGCCCGCAGGAGAAAGACCCAGGCCCTGTTTCCAAGAGAGTCTTCACCTGGGAGCACGAGGCGGGACCCCAAGGGAGGGCCCAAAGTGGCCCCTGCTTTGCCTTCCCTTGGATCGTCCCTGGACCCTTGCGGGAATCCCGACGCTTCTATGACCAAGCAGTTGCGGTCAGCCAAAGGGAGCGTAGGTCTGGGGGATGTTTTCTCCCCAGCACATCCTCGGCCATCTCCGTCGGGGGTGGAAGAGCCAGCTGGAGGCCAGTTCCATTCCAAGCTGTCTCAGACAGAGAACGGCGCGCCCTCGGCCTCCAAAGGGGACAAGAGTCAGACCTGTGCCAGAGAAATGGGCTATCGACTCTTCTCCGGCAGCACCAGAGCCCAGCGGTTCTCTGGTTTCCGCAAGGACAAAGTGAAGATGGACATGTGCTGTGCAGCCTCTCCAAGTCAGGTGGCCATGGCTTCCTTCTCCTCAGCCGGAGCCTCTGCAGAGCCCACGCGGGACATGAAGTCCAAGCTGACCATCTTCAACAGGATCCAG GGCGGGAACATCTACAGGTTGCCCAACCCAGTGAGGGATGAGAGCCTGGTGACCGGATG CAACCAGCTCAACGGTGTCTCTCCGGACTGGACGGAGCCCAGAAGCACTTACGTGTGCAAGAACTGCAGCCAGATGTTTTACACTGAGAAGGGGCTGAGCAGTCACATGTGTTTTCACAGTGACCAGTGGCCATCACCGAGAGGGAGACAGGAGCAGCAG GTGTATAACACAGAATATTGCAAACCCCAGAGATTGGTCCTGAGGCCAGAGGGGGACGGACAGAGTCCACCGGGAGCCAAGAGGCCTTTGGAAGACCTGGCCACAGCGCCTTTGGTGACCCCCGTGTCTGTCCCTGTGCCAGCTGGGAGCCGACCTCCAGGGAGCCTGACCAAG GGACATGAGAGGGCTGGCCGAGAGGAGAGAGACACTAAGGAAACCAGtcaacacagaaaaagaaaaaagcgcCCCCAGCCCAAGGCATTATTTATCCCTCCTCCACCTTCGGTTTTTGGAGAGATCCAGCCTGGCTCTGGAGGCTGCTATCAGAGTTGTCTGCGTTCCCCCGTGTTCCTGGTCGACCATCTCCTGAAGGGTTTATTCCAGTGTTCTCCATATACACCGCCGCCAATGCTCAGCCCGATCCGGGAAGGGTCAGGATTATACTTCAACACTCTCTTCTCCACGTCCGCTCATTCTGGTCCCGAGAGGCTCTACGGGGCTGTCCTGG ACCAAGTGGATGGCTCTTTTGGAATCGCTGTGGTCAAAGACGACACCAAGATCAGCATTGAGCC ACACATCAATATAGGGAGCCGGTTTCAGGCAGAGATCCCAAAGCCCAGAGAGATTTCTCTGGCAGAAGGTGACCAGCATGGCGCTTCACTGGTGTGGAAGCCATGGGGAGATGTGATGACCAACCCAGACACGCAGGAGAGAG TGACTGAGCTATGTAACGTGGCCTGTTCCAGTGTGATGCCAGGAGGGGGGACCAATCTGGAACTCGCTCTCCACTGCTTGCATGAAGCCCAGGGGGATATCCGG GATGCTCTGGAGACCCTGTTACTTAGAGGACCCCAGAAGGCTCCATCTCATCCTCTGGCTGATTACCGTTACACAG GTTCCGATATCTGGACCCCTGTGGAGAAGAGACTGTTCAAGAAGGCTTTCTGTGCCCACAAGAAGGATTTTTATCTGATACACAAGACA ATTCAGACAAAGAATGTGGCTCAGTGTGTTGAGTATTATTATatctggaaaaaaatgataaagtttgA
- the ZNF541 gene encoding zinc finger protein 541 isoform X3 — MDQYSLGDDGALQSEMHLPGFSESQGLNCSDTLNRDLCPNTRDLLYAGLSSLDLDPGLPTPDMASEALEDNLDALSLYSGKEGDSAKLLEEYADSDSQPSLQDLGLGVLKASKEADEGGRTSSGSARKGKRQHSSPQNPFLDCSLCGKVFSSASSLSKHYLTHSQERKHVCKICSKAFKRQDHLTGHMLTHQKTKPFVCIEQGCSKSYCDYRSLRRHYEVQHGLCILKEAPPEEEACGDSPHAHEAAGQAGPSSLRTLVPSEARSPSSLLPNRDLLRCIVSSIVHQKLPSPGPATAGAPDVDGRGSLCPCPPSAGSVSCTPANALAPTGALGIEPPEEPRPPRKDPPPSDMFTVIHSGNLAAMAPGGENGASDPADSELPFLPLPSAGLESWSDGGTLPCLPLFRGQAVSASSQPSSHNFQWVRNLPGCPKSKGNSVYVVHKPAPVPARDGSEPGPGPGPVSPLLDPLAAPAGAGPEDVLSFPPTLLKAPGDTLSDARFAGGEDSSWPAQRNKYECEPFPWQNPGELGLQDVQKPSGLPPESTPLFRQLFLKSQESLVSHEQMQVFQMITKSQRIFSHTQVAAAPSQLPLPETKQALLKPLQGVWQQPLAPGADSFHALPGNPEQEGSPARRRKTQALFPRESSPGSTRRDPKGGPKVAPALPSLGSSLDPCGNPDASMTKQLRSAKGSVGLGDVFSPAHPRPSPSGVEEPAGGQFHSKLSQTENGAPSASKGDKSQTCAREMGYRLFSGSTRAQRFSGFRKDKVKMDMCCAASPSQVAMASFSSAGASAEPTRDMKSKLTIFNRIQGGNIYRLPNPVRDESLVTGCNQLNGVSPDWTEPRSTYVCKNCSQMFYTEKGLSSHMCFHSDQWPSPRGRQEQQVYNTEYCKPQRLVLRPEGDGQSPPGAKRPLEDLATAPLVTPVSVPVPAGSRPPGSLTKGHERAGREERDTKETSQHRKRKKRPQPKALFIPPPPSVFGEIQPGSGGCYQSCLRSPVFLVDHLLKGLFQCSPYTPPPMLSPIREGSGLYFNTLFSTSAHSGPERLYGAVLDQVDGSFGIAVVKDDTKISIEPHINIGSRFQAEIPKPREISLAEGDQHGASLVWKPWGDVMTNPDTQERVTELCNVACSSVMPGGGTNLELALHCLHEAQGDIRDALETLLLRGPQKAPSHPLADYRYTGSDIWTPVEKRLFKKAFCAHKKDFYLIHKTVSCSPRDRLSHRPTPELKIKTKSYKREANVTSSPTIGPKRTPEPPGSAESQGVFPCRECERVFDKIKSRNAHMKRHRLQEHVEPLVRMKWPVKPFRSEPRDEEEEEEAGAEGGPLRW, encoded by the exons ATGGACCAGTACAGCCTTGGGGATGATGGTGCCCTTCAGTCAGAGATGCATCTTCCTGGATTTTCAGAGAGCCAGGGGCTGAACTGCAGTGACACCCTCAATCGGGATCTGTGCCCCAACACAAGAGACCTGCTCTATGCTGGCCTGAGCAGCTTAGACCTGGACCCGGGCCTCCCAACACCAGATATGGCCAGTGAGGCTCTGGAGGACAACCTTGATGCCCTCTCCTTGTattcagggaaggagggagactcAGCAAAGCTGTTGGAGGAATATGCTGACTCGGACTCACAGCCTTCCTTGCAGG ACCTGGGGCTGGGCGTCCTGAAGGCTTCTAAAGAGGCAGACGAAGGAGGCCGGACCAGCTCGGGCAGTGCCAGGAAAGGAAAGCGGCAGCATAGCTCCCCCCAGAACCCGTTCCTCGATTGCAGCCTCTGTGGAAAGGTGTTCAGCAGTGCCAGCTCCCTTAGCAAACACTACTTGACGCACAGCCAGGAGAGGAAACACGTCTGCAAAATCTGCAGCAAGGCCTTTAAGCGTCAGGACCACCT GACTGGACACATGCTGACCCATCAGAAAACCAAACCTTTTGTGTGCATTGAGCAGGGCTGCAGCAAGAGCTACTGTGATTATCGTTCCCTGCGCCGACACTATGAGGTGCAGCATGGCCTATGCATCCTGAAGGAGGCCCCTCCAGAAGAGGAAGCCTGTGGGGACTCTCCCCATGCCCACGAGGCCGCCGGCCAGGCCGGGCCCAGCAGCCTCCGAACCCTGGTGCCCTCCGAGGCCCGCTCCCCCAGCTCCCTCCTGCCCAACCGAGATCTCCTGCGGTGCATTGTGAGCAGCATTGTCCACCAGAAGCTCCCCTCACCTGGCCCGGCCACTGCAGGGGCACCAGATGTGGATGGGAGGGGCTCACTGTGCCCCTGTCCACCCAGTGCGGGCTCTGTCTCCTGTACTCCTGCCAATGCCCTGGCACCCACGGGAGCCCTGGGCATTGAGCCTCCCGAGGAGCCTCGTCCCCCAAGAAAGGATCCGCCCCCCTCTGACATGTTCACAGTTATCCACTCGGGGAACCTGGCAGCCATGGCCCCAGGGGGAGAGAATGGAGCCTCTGATCCAGCCGATTCAGAACTGCCTTTTCTCCCACTCCCGTCCGCTGGGCTGGAAAGTTGGTCCGATGGGGGGACCCTGCCTTGCCTGCCTCTCTTCCGAGGCCAGGCGGTCTCAGCCAGCTCCCAGCCATCTAGTCACAACTTCCAATGGGTCAGGAACCTGCCCGGCTGCCCCAAGAGCAAAGGGAACAGTGTCTATGTGGTCCACAAGCCGGCTCCGGTCCCTGCCCGGGATGGCTCTGAGCCGGGGCCTGGGCCCGGGCCTGTGTCCCCCCTGCTGGACCCTTTAGCTGCTCCGGCGGGCGCTGGTCCAGAGGACgtgctctctttccctcccacgCTGCTAAAGGCACCAGGGGACACCCTGAGTGATGCCAGGTTCGCTGGTGGGGAGGACAGCTCGTGGCCTGCCCAGAGGAACAAGTACGAGTGCGAGCCCTTCCCTTGGCAGAACCCTGGGGAGCTGGGCCTCCAGGATGTGCAGAAGCCGAGTGGGCTCCCCCCGGAGAGCACCCCGCTCTTCCGGCAGCTCTTTCTCAAGTCCCAGGAGTCCCTGGTGAGCCACGAGCAGATGCAGGTGTTCCAAATGATCACCAAATCCCAGCGGATCTTCTCCCACACCCAGGTAGCAGCAGCTCCCTCTCAGCTCCCACTCCCAGAGACCAAGCAGGCTTTGCTGAAACCACTGCAGGGCGTGTGGCAGCAGCCTCTGGCCCCAGGGGCTGACTCGTTCCATGCTCTCCCGGGAAACCCCGAGCAGGAGGGGTCGCCGGCCCGCAGGAGAAAGACCCAGGCCCTGTTTCCAAGAGAGTCTTCACCTGGGAGCACGAGGCGGGACCCCAAGGGAGGGCCCAAAGTGGCCCCTGCTTTGCCTTCCCTTGGATCGTCCCTGGACCCTTGCGGGAATCCCGACGCTTCTATGACCAAGCAGTTGCGGTCAGCCAAAGGGAGCGTAGGTCTGGGGGATGTTTTCTCCCCAGCACATCCTCGGCCATCTCCGTCGGGGGTGGAAGAGCCAGCTGGAGGCCAGTTCCATTCCAAGCTGTCTCAGACAGAGAACGGCGCGCCCTCGGCCTCCAAAGGGGACAAGAGTCAGACCTGTGCCAGAGAAATGGGCTATCGACTCTTCTCCGGCAGCACCAGAGCCCAGCGGTTCTCTGGTTTCCGCAAGGACAAAGTGAAGATGGACATGTGCTGTGCAGCCTCTCCAAGTCAGGTGGCCATGGCTTCCTTCTCCTCAGCCGGAGCCTCTGCAGAGCCCACGCGGGACATGAAGTCCAAGCTGACCATCTTCAACAGGATCCAG GGCGGGAACATCTACAGGTTGCCCAACCCAGTGAGGGATGAGAGCCTGGTGACCGGATG CAACCAGCTCAACGGTGTCTCTCCGGACTGGACGGAGCCCAGAAGCACTTACGTGTGCAAGAACTGCAGCCAGATGTTTTACACTGAGAAGGGGCTGAGCAGTCACATGTGTTTTCACAGTGACCAGTGGCCATCACCGAGAGGGAGACAGGAGCAGCAG GTGTATAACACAGAATATTGCAAACCCCAGAGATTGGTCCTGAGGCCAGAGGGGGACGGACAGAGTCCACCGGGAGCCAAGAGGCCTTTGGAAGACCTGGCCACAGCGCCTTTGGTGACCCCCGTGTCTGTCCCTGTGCCAGCTGGGAGCCGACCTCCAGGGAGCCTGACCAAG GGACATGAGAGGGCTGGCCGAGAGGAGAGAGACACTAAGGAAACCAGtcaacacagaaaaagaaaaaagcgcCCCCAGCCCAAGGCATTATTTATCCCTCCTCCACCTTCGGTTTTTGGAGAGATCCAGCCTGGCTCTGGAGGCTGCTATCAGAGTTGTCTGCGTTCCCCCGTGTTCCTGGTCGACCATCTCCTGAAGGGTTTATTCCAGTGTTCTCCATATACACCGCCGCCAATGCTCAGCCCGATCCGGGAAGGGTCAGGATTATACTTCAACACTCTCTTCTCCACGTCCGCTCATTCTGGTCCCGAGAGGCTCTACGGGGCTGTCCTGG ACCAAGTGGATGGCTCTTTTGGAATCGCTGTGGTCAAAGACGACACCAAGATCAGCATTGAGCC ACACATCAATATAGGGAGCCGGTTTCAGGCAGAGATCCCAAAGCCCAGAGAGATTTCTCTGGCAGAAGGTGACCAGCATGGCGCTTCACTGGTGTGGAAGCCATGGGGAGATGTGATGACCAACCCAGACACGCAGGAGAGAG TGACTGAGCTATGTAACGTGGCCTGTTCCAGTGTGATGCCAGGAGGGGGGACCAATCTGGAACTCGCTCTCCACTGCTTGCATGAAGCCCAGGGGGATATCCGG GATGCTCTGGAGACCCTGTTACTTAGAGGACCCCAGAAGGCTCCATCTCATCCTCTGGCTGATTACCGTTACACAG GTTCCGATATCTGGACCCCTGTGGAGAAGAGACTGTTCAAGAAGGCTTTCTGTGCCCACAAGAAGGATTTTTATCTGATACACAAGACA